A genomic region of bacterium contains the following coding sequences:
- a CDS encoding protease inhibitor I42 family protein, producing MNGVPVAFAILAGLLLSACSPISSQVGGIPSPELSPETTPTPTGLVNMDLPVYTGNDSSIEAQVGDSFLIRLDSNPTTGYSWELADDYSQAVIELVESTYQAPETQRKGAGGQDLWQFKAVGTGNTRINLRYRRVWEEGVPPIKTQSFEVEVGKN from the coding sequence GTGAACGGGGTCCCTGTTGCCTTCGCGATATTGGCAGGTCTGCTCCTGTCCGCCTGTTCTCCCATCTCTTCCCAGGTAGGAGGAATCCCCAGCCCTGAACTCTCCCCTGAAACAACTCCAACACCTACAGGCTTGGTGAACATGGACCTACCGGTTTACACGGGAAACGATTCCTCCATCGAGGCCCAGGTTGGCGACAGTTTCCTGATTAGGCTCGACTCCAACCCCACCACAGGCTATTCCTGGGAACTGGCGGACGATTATTCCCAGGCCGTGATCGAATTGGTCGAGTCCACGTACCAAGCCCCGGAAACCCAGCGCAAAGGAGCTGGTGGCCAGGATCTCTGGCAGTTCAAGGCTGTTGGGACAGGCAATACTCGTATCAACCTCCGCTACCGCAGGGTCTGGGAGGAAGGAGTGCCGCCAATCAAAACCCAGTCTTTCGAGGTCGAGGTCGGTAAGAATTAG